The following are encoded in a window of Vespa crabro chromosome 2, iyVesCrab1.2, whole genome shotgun sequence genomic DNA:
- the LOC124433110 gene encoding sialin — translation MEVLDPSVSRDDLPLCVNDCLEKVNIEQNPSDTKSYIKARYTLGFLGFLGFALVYAMRVNLSIAIVSMVNQTAIPNDDENTTDVCSNRNPINGTFIPSAGEFNWDEKTQGVILGAFFLGYVATNVPGGRMAEKVGGKLVYGLGVFLTAVLTVISPFAAYWGLVPFLIVRVAEGFTEGVTFPAMHTMLAQWVPPLERSKFAAIVYAGANFGTVISLPVSGWLCSLELWGGWPLAFYLFGGLGIFWYAFWLIFIYDTPAQHVRIDPDEKAYIEASVEKKHETHDSGVPWLSIFTSLPMWAITVTQCGQSWAFYTLLTELPTYMDKILHFDVQQDAFLSALPYLSSWLVGLGISSFADALLARQILSPLTSFKLWNTVASAGPSLSFVGAIWAGCDRMTVLIMLVGLSSLQGAVYAGNQMNHIALAPRYAGTLYGLTNAAANACGFLAPYVIGRLVEGHETLARWHTVFWMAAGINMITNCFYLIFASSSEQPWSNGNS, via the exons atggaGGTTCTTGATCCAAGCGTTTCGAGAGATGATTTACCACTTTGTGTTAATGATTGTTTGGAAAAAG TTAACATAGAACAGAATCCATCCGATacaaaatcatatataaaagCACGCTATACTCTAGGTTTCCTAGGTTTTCTAGGCTTTGCTCTTGTATATGCAATGAGAGTAAATTTATCAATCGCAATTGTTTCAATGGTTAATCAAACAGCTATACCTAATGATGATGAAAATACTACTGATGTTTGTTCTAATCGGAATCCCATAAATGGAACATTTATACCA AGTGCAGGAGAATTCAATTGGGATGAAAAAACTCAAGGTGTTATATTAGGAGCATTTTTTCTTGGATATGTGGCAACAAATGTTCCAGGAGGTAGAATGGCTGAAAAAGTTGGTGGAAAGTTGGTTTATGGACTAGGAGTTTTCTTAACTGCTGTCTTGACTGTAATCAGTCCCTTTGCAGCATACTGGGGTTTAGTACCATTTCTTATAGTTAGAGTTGCAGAGGGATTTACAGAG ggTGTTACTTTTCCTGCAATGCACACTATGCTTGCACAATGGGTTCCACCATTAGAAAGAAGTAAATTTGCTGCAATTGTATATGCAG gTGCAAATTTTGGAACAGTTATATCATTACCTGTAAGTGGATGGCTATGTTCACTGGAACTATGGGGTGGTTGGCCACttgcattttatttatttggagGATTAGGTATTTTTTGGTACGCATTTTGGCTAATCTTTATTTATGATACACCTGCCCAACATGTAAGAATTGATCCTGATGAGAAAGCATACATTGAAGCTAGCGTTGAAAAAAAACATGAG aCTCATGATTCTGGTGTACCTTGGTTATCAATTTTTACATCTCTGCCTATGTGGGCTATAACTGTAACCCAATGTGGACAATCCTGGGCTTTTTACACATTGCTAACAGAATTGCCAACGTATATggataaaattttacattttgatGTGCAACAAGATGCATTTCTCTCAGCATTACCATATCTAAGTTCTTGGTTGGTTGGTTTAGGAATTTCGAGTTTTGCGGATGCTCTTCTTGCTCGGCAAATCTTATCTCCTTTGACTTCGTTCAAATTATGGAATACAGTGGCTTCTGCTGGTCCCAGTCTCAGTTTTGTAGGTGCTATTTGGGCTGGATGTGATCGCATGACTGTTTTGATAATGCTTGTTGGATTAAGTTCATTACAAGGTGCAGTTTATGCTGGAAATCAAATGAATCACATTGCACTAGCACCACGATATGCTGGTACTCTTTATGGATTAACCAATGCAGCAGCTAATGCTTGTGGATTTTTGGCACCATATGTCATTGGTAGATTAGTTGAAGGACAT GAAACTTTAGCACGTTGGCATACAGTTTTTTGGATGGCAGCTggaataaatatgataactaattgtttctatttaatttttgcaTCTTCTAGCGAACAACCATGGAGTAATGGTAATAGTTGA